One genomic region from Fusarium keratoplasticum isolate Fu6.1 chromosome 14, whole genome shotgun sequence encodes:
- a CDS encoding Chitinase: protein MKALPSALGRLGLLALSFFLLAGFVLAQDPECSASTPCKAGCCSKFGFCGYGKDYCHDDVCVNNCDRLAECDPGGFGSAFVENTKCPLNVCCSKFGFCGWTEEFCGDKKVDRPQCDSHTLERVVGYYEGWAARRPCNAFLPEQIPTGVYTHLNFAFATIDPETFEVRPASSADTSLYRRLTSLKERDPDLKVLIAIGGWTFNDPGPTATTFSDIARSDSAQKAFIKSLVSMMSTYDFDGVDLDWEYPQAEDRSGRDEDFENFPKFIANLKKALKSSGRDQVSLTLPASMWYLKHFDIVKLEKNVDFFNIMSYDLHGTWDKGNTWVGPYLNAHTNLTEIKQAMDLLWRNDIDPDKVVLGTGFYGRAFTASSPDCLAPGCTYESGAPRQRCSNEVSVMIQSEIVDVMNRTGSKPVLNKEAAVKILTFDSNQWVAYDDEDTFQSKADFAREQCMSGIMVWAVSQDVSDGTYSRAIGKAAARKFTSLPAMFFEKTEDEDMLTLTTKHPQCKWTNCGESCPSGWVRMMRKDKEARDNEYMVDGSHCSEGVHALCCPSEDPPTCGWYQHNNGKCNPTCPDGTVEVGSLKTHCNNSKYQAACCTTGKTSMELHDQCSWTEAPMCMSGSCSSGQDEVALSPSGSGNAVCNVEIWNHPYGDGKVKIQERKLCCDQEDNKKWDDCQWYDNLGPGKDDDRYCRSGCPSDRVRVAMDAYWNKDGDFMCARGARAKCCIPKHQSVEKRDTSQNEILRDALESFLKEPVCSEDGGGWTWTSSSLSTRDVNSSEPILPLPDAKTAKRMVSHLRRHMRDLPTHSQHGHAGPSVQYSAHQELASSLERRQSSFGSFEQDEIKTLVYALILARASTRQIEIWDALVPKKYANLVWTKLKAWIKDTNAVVKYGYDQLAYLITCHMGDFDDWVGGSTTDDCECDSDACCPRGGDWCVSEESVPDDTSGSSSSSKRGDEMSRREYEDEEGMLSPRAAPGDRRPYYIRLRDGTVIRVMSEEYYPATNSHWYANHPVWNNVYLYPRDRCFDVIPEISTWTKGDPGLHFEHEIEQNTLARFFTHYSSGTLPSGAVMKTPAASLRLTESLQSQMPNPPPAVGGANLLEPIRRLFNAFGSRDNTQHAVFTAGGLNLVKTALWRQDNTANWLNPWMTEDAMSQDLRNFRNGVFAQNIRNAIVAINYMRDPVVWNRILAINFDIRDELRRLQEFHYQRTDITDYVVSAWDEFFRDQLQATVRYTQRWVRGWVTTARNEWQDDNDEDVIQFLALISTLLRHVDDLEFNYDELPN, encoded by the exons ATGAAAGCTCTTCCAAGTGCACTCGGCCGCCTCGGCCTACTCGCCCTCTCCTTTTTCCTCCTTGCCGGCTTTGTCCTCGCGCAGGACCCAGAGTGCAGCGCTTCTACTCCCTGCAAGGCCGGCTGCTGCTCCAAGTTTGGGTTTTGCGGCTATGGCAAAGATT ACTGCCACGACGATGTCTGCGTCAACAACTGTGACAGACTCGCCGAGTGCGATCCCGGCGGCTTCGGCTCCGCCTTTGTCGAGAACACCAAATGCCCACTGAACGTCTGCTGTTCGAAATTTGGATTCTGTGGCTGGACTGAAGA GTTTTGTGGCGACAAGAAAGTCGACCGGCCCCAGTGCGACAGCCACACGCTTGAACGTGTCGTCGGCTACTATGAGGGCTGGGCTGCCCGCCGTCCCTGCAACGCCTTCTTGCCGGAGCAGATCCCAACCGGCGTCTACACGCACTTGAACTTCGCCTTTGCCACTATTGACCCAGAAACGTTCGAAGTCCGCCCGGCCTCTTCCGCTGATACCTCGCTGTACCGCCGTCTGACGTCGCTCAAAGAGCGCGATCCAGACCTCAAGGTGCTGATTGCCATCGGCGGCTGGACATTCAACGACCCCGGCCCGACGGCCACCACCTTCTCAGACATTGCGCGTTCCGACTCGGCCCAGAAGGCCTTTATCAAGTCGCTCGTCAGCATGATGTCCACGTACGACTTTGACGGCGTCGACCTCGACTGGGAATACCCCCAAGCTGAGGACCGGAGCGGCCGTGACGAAGACTTTGAGAACTTCCCCAAgttcatcgccaacctcaagaaggcccTCAAGTCCTCCGGCAGGGATCAAGTGAGCTTGACGCTTCCGGCGTCCATGT GGTACTTGAAGCACTTTGACATTGTCAAGCTTGAGAAGAACGTCGATTTCTTCAACAT TATGAGCTACGATCTCCATGGAACTTGGGACAAGGGCAACACATGGGTCGGTCCGTACCTCAACGCGCACACCAACCTCACCGAGATTAAGCAGGCCATGGACCTCCTCTGGAGAAACGACATTGACCCTGACAAGGTCGTCCTGGGCACCGGCTTCTACGGCCGCGCCTTCACGGCCTCCAGCCCCGACTGCCTCGCCCCAGGCTGCACGTACGAGTCCGGTGCTCCTCGCCAGCGCTGCAGCAACGAAGTCAGTGTCATGATTCAGTCCGAGATCGTCGACGTCATGAACAGGACGGGCAGCAAGCCTGTCCTAAACAAGGAGGCTGCCGTCAAGATTCTGACGTTCGACTCCAACCAGTGGGTTGCctacgacgacgaagacacCTTCCAGTCGAAAGCCGACTTTGCCCGCGAGCAATGCATGAGCGGTATCATGGTCTGGGCCGTCTCCCAGGATGTCTCGGACGGCACGTACTCCAGGGCCATTGgcaaggcggcggcgcgcAAGTTCACCTCGCTCCCAGCCATGTTCTTCGAGAAgaccgaggacgaggacatgctcactctcaccaccaagcaCCCGCAGTGCAAGTGGACCAACTGCGGCGAATCCTGTCCCTCGGGCTGGGTCCGCATGATgcgcaaggacaaggaggctCGCGATAACGAGTACATGGTGGATGGATCCCACTGCTCCGAGGGAGTACACGCGCTTTGCTGCCCGTCCGAGGACCCTCCAACCTGCGGCTGGTATCAGCACAACAACGGCAAATGCAACCCGACATGTCCGGACGGCACCGTCGAGGTCGGCTCCCTCAAGACGCACTGCAATAACAGCAAGTACCAGGCCGCGTGCTGCACCACGGGCAAGACCAGCATGGAGCTCCACGACCAGTGCAGCTGGACCGAGGCACCCATGTGCATGTCTGGATCCTGCAGCAGCGGCCAGGACGAGGTGGCTCTATCGCCCAGCGGCAGTGGCAACGCCGTGTGCAACGTCGAGATCTGGAACCACCCTTACGGAGACGGAAAGGTCAAGATCCAGGAGCGCAAGCTGTGCTGCGACCAGGAAGACAACAAGAAATGGGACGACTGCCAGTGGTACGACAACCTCGGCCCCGGAAAGGATGACGATAGATACTGCCGTAGCGGGTGCCCGAGTGACCGCGTGCGTGTCGCCATGGACGCGTACTGGAACAAAGACGGCGACTTTATGTGCGCCCGCGGCGCTAGGGCCAAGTGCTGCATCCCAAAGCACCAGTCCGTCGAGAAGCGAGACACTTCGCAGAACGAGATTCTCCGCGATGCCCTCGAGTCGTTCCTAAAGGAGCCCGTTTGCTCCGAGGACGGTGGTGGCTGGACGtggacttcttcttctctgagTACCAGGGACGTCAACTCATCGGAGCCCATCTTGCCTCTCCCGGATGCCAAAACAGCCAAGAGGATGGTGTCGCACCTGCGGAGGCACATGAGAGACCTACCGACTCACTCTCAGCACGGCCATGCCGGCCCCAGCGTCCAGTACTCGGCTCACCAAGAGCTGGCTTCGTCCCTCGAGAGGCGCCAGAGCAGCTTCGGCAGCTTCGAGCAGGATGAGATCAAGACGCTGGTCTACGCGCTGATCCTCGCCCGGGCAAGCACACGGCAGATTGAGATCTGGGACGCCCTAGTGCCCAAGAAGTACGCGAACCTCGTGTGGACCAAACTCAAGGCCTGGATCAAGGACACAAACGCCGTGGTGAAATACGGCTACGACCAGCTGGCGTACCTCATCACATGCCACATGGGCGACTTCGACGACTGGGTTGGTGGCAGCACGACCGACGACTGCGAGTGCGACTCCGACGCTTGCTGCCCTAGGGGTGGTGACTGGTGCGTGTCGGAGGAGAGCGTGCCTGATGACACCTCTGGCAGCTCGTCGAGTAGTAAACggggagatgagatgagccGTAGAGAGtatgaggatgaggagggtATGCTCTCCCCTAGGGCCGCCCCTGGTGACCGACGCCCGTACTATATCAGGCTGCGCGACGGCACAGTGATTCGAGTTATGAGTGAAGAG TACTACCCTGCCACTAACAGCCACTGGTATGCCAACCACCCCGTCTGGAACAATGTATACCTGTACCCTCGAGACCGGTGCTTCGACGTCATTCCGGAGATCTCGACGTGGACAAAGGGCGACCCAGGTCTTCACT TTGAACACGAAATAGAGCAAAACACCCTGGCCCGATTCTTCACCCACTACTCCAGTGGCACCCTGCCCTCTGGCGCCGTGATGAAAACGCCCGCGGCTAGTCTACGCCTGACAGAATCGCTCCAGAGCCAAATGCCGAACCCGCCCCCGGCCGTCGGCGGAGCGAACCTGCTAGAACCGATCCGGAGGCTGTTCAATGCTTTTGGGAGCAGGGACAACACCCAGCATGCGGTCTTCACCGCAGGCGGTCTGAACCTCGTCAAGACGGCT CTTTGGAGACAGGATAACACGGCCAACTGGCTGAATCCTTGGATGACAGAGGACGCCATGTCGCAGGACTTGCGCAACTTCCGCAACGGCGTCTTTGCCCAAAACATCCGCAAC GCCATCGTCGCTATAAACTACATGCGCGACCCTGTCGTCTGGAACCGCATCCTGGCCATCAACTTCGACATCCGGGACGAGCTGCGGCGGCTGCAGGAGTTCCACTACCAGCGCACCGACATCACCGACTACGTCGTCTCCGCGTGGGACGAGTTCTTCCGCGACCAGCTGCAGGCGACGGTCCGCTACACGCAGCGCTGGGTCCGCGGCTGGGTCACAACCGCTCGCAACGAGTGGCAAGATGACAACGACGAGGACGTCATCCAGTTTCTCGCCCTTATAAGCACGCTGCTTCGCCAcgtcgacgacctcgagtTCAACTATGATGAGCTGCCTAATTAA
- a CDS encoding Opy2 domain-containing protein, with protein MGGSRYFVARDLDELGRALQLVPRGNDCIKCDHSTGLQCPKCSGGESCQFTVPLDCTQCATSGCMKDEEAESDKGGGGLNIGGIIGGIIGSIVMIAVVAYLAWRFYIKPKRSQTLTPINFEDVDPVQSSEKDAALRGTRPLSTHTVHSIAPTVLTRASNIIQIAYIPGVINRATLTSPKLLVPLVPPIPMHHTEGNRGQGNNSQRP; from the exons ATGGGCGGGTCTCGATACTTCGTTGCTAGAGACTTGGATGAGTTAGGACGTG CACTTCAGCTCGTCCCTCGAGGTAACGACTGTATCAAGTGTGATCATAGCACAGGGCTGCAATGTCCTAAGTGCTCAGGTGGCGAGAGCTGCCAATTTACCGTTCCTCTCGACTGCACCCAATGTGCTACATCCGGCTGCatgaaggatgaagaggccgAATCTGAcaaaggcggcggcggcctaAACATTGGCGGCATCATTGGCGGTATCATCGGTAGCATCGTAATGATTGCCGTCGTTGCATATTTAGCCTGGAGGTTCTATATCAAACCTAAGAGGTCCCAGACTCTCACACCTATCAATTTCGAAGACGTGGATCCTGTGCAAAGCTCCGAGAAGGATGCCGCCTTGAGGGGGACTCGTCCCCTATCGACACATACCGTTCATTCTATCGCTCCCACCGTCCTTACTCGAGCCTCCAATATTATCCAGATCGCCTACATCCCCGGCGTTATCAACCGAGCGACTCTGACGTCACCAAAGCTTCTTGTTCCTCTCGTCCCGCCGATCCCCATGCACCACACCGAGGGCaaccgaggccaaggaaaCAACAGCCAACGTCCCTAG
- a CDS encoding Pectin lyase fold virulence factor — MRPLASSRAPYGFLTSILVVFLFHIASGLASTTTPAAPSTTSNGRLADTTSSDAQALVDKALSVLAVVNKDRVENPVFNENSREDPDEEYKPAPLLDYDADPESIAAAASTSSRVRRSENATTLGSYRIPKELAEAAAAVAESTPQIPEGDHEKVAARMRTKYTPDFLNDTNAAAELQAPEGRLSVFAGDAANEKRASGYWLIDDQQFPGQSPFSPSGYQVWRNVKDFGAKGDGTTDDTAAINKAISDGARCGEECKTSTIAPAVVYFPPGTYLVSGSIIQYYNTQFLGDPINVPTILAASSFVGLGVFTSNKYIADNVGWYLNTANFLRSIKNFKIDIRLTDPYAYVCAIHWQVAQAASLENIEFYMLYNSDVPHSTQQGIYMENGSGGFLADLTFVGGNFGAYFGNQQFTTSHLIFVNSKIALQVHWDWAWTMQDFVIEGCENGLIITGGAGGAHSTGQGVGSLILMDTIIANTPNGIVTSLHAENSTSFLLQNVGFFNVQTAVSDSFAQKTLLAGGNEVYVDSWGFGRIANKDGASTFVNGAAIPVMNRTEELTGVQNDKMKPNLFTRRRPKYYDVSSGKVMNVRALGAKGDGKTDDTAVLNSILSGAANTSSIVYFPFGVYIVKDTLRVPMGSRIIGQVWSQIMGTGANFEDESKPRPVVQVGRPSDPPGIIEIQDMMFTVSGPTAGAVLMEWNAQESSKGSVGMWDSHFRVGGAIGSNLQQETCAKKSGSVNPDCKAASMLLHLKPESTAYLENVWAWVADHDLDKSDRPQIDIYVGRGILIQSKKAWLWGTASEHCALYQYQVSDATNIVMGMIQTESPYYQPVPVAPKPFRTGIFPDDPTFSDCKADDVRCYSSWALRVVDSTAVYILGAGLYSWFSDYSQTCLDTNDCQRRGVEIQQSADLWIYNLCTKAILEMVTPTGGIATAAADNMNGFLSSILAWLEGSEETSGRRVFPGFPVYTLDGLRNQVLPDPCKTALSAKVLCDYWVQSFAEPAYHGSLGNASLTDSVCDEGCGESLRSWFTNVNTNCEGYTVAGDIPTLYGGRMWAGYNGTCLTDPETGKYCNDIIAEFTTVSSIDDMPQAEMCSDCYVNRLAMMQASSYTVYNNNYKSDLELVYKTCGHTGNTTVPPPITSTPEQSTMCVSDEWYTVGSTAETCEDVGFLNNVSTVALYTTNPDIFDCSSIPSGTELCLPLSCGKLISYTDNDTCAGLEARHDLTSGDIRRFNPWVYFDCSNLGGASSFFGNILCAAPQNGLYTAKGPGSSGDNTTPGGASGYTFTPVEAPANSTVADGTTTKCGKWHVVQEGDSCVSICLSSEIDIALLLEVNPSLGTEYIQCTPNLELGNAYCTGPNYDWDVTDEL; from the exons ATGCGTCCTCTCGCGTCCTCTCGGGCGCCCTATGGCTTTCTCACCTCCATCCTTGTCGTCTTTCTCTTCCACATCGCCTCGGGCCTCGCCTCGACCACTACGCCGGCCGCCcccagcaccaccagcaatgGACGCCTCGCCGACACCACCAGCTCCGACGCCCAGGCGCTCGTCGACAAGGCCCTCAGTGTTCTAGCCGTGGTCAACAAGGACCGCGTCGAGAATCCCGTCTTTAACGAGAACAGCCGCGAGGACCCGGACGAGGAGTATAAGCCGGCCCCGCTGCTCGACTATGACGCCGATCCCGAgtccatcgccgccgccgcgtcCACCTCGTCCCGTGTGCGACGCAGCGAGAATGCCACCACTCTCGGCAGCTATCGCATCCCCAAGgagctcgccgaggctgccgCAGCCGTCGCCGAGTCCACGCCGCAGATCCCCGAGGGCGACCACGAGAAGGTCGCCGCTCGCATGCGCACCAAGTACACACCGGATTTCCTCAACGACaccaacgccgccgccgagctgCAGGCTCCCGAGGGCCGCCTGTCCGTCTTCGCCGGCGACGCCGCCAACGAGAAGCGCGCCTCGGGCTACTGGCTGATCGATGACCAGCAGTTCCCCGGCCAGAGCCCCTTCTCGCCGTCGGGATACCAGGTCTGGCGCAATGTCAAGGACTTTGGTGCCAAGGGCGATGGCACGACGGATGACACGGcagccatcaacaaggcTATCTCGGACGGCGCTCGTTGTGGAGAGGAGTGCAAGACGAGCACTATTGCGCCGGCGGTGGTCTACTTCCCCCCAGGCACCTATCTCGTCAGTGGATCGATCATCCAATACTACAACACCCAGTTCCTCGGTGAT CCCATAAACGTCCCCACCATCCTGGCCGCGTCCAGCTtcgtcggcctcggcgtcttcACCTCCAACAAGTACATCGCCGACAACGTGGGCTGGTACCTCAACACGGCCAACTTCCTCCGCAGCATCAAGAACTTCAAGATCGACATCCGCCTCACCGACCCCTACGCCTACGTGTGCGCCATCCACTGGCAGGTCGCGCAGGCCGCGTCGCTCGAGAACATCGAGTTCTACATGCTGTACAACTCGGACGTGCCGCACAGCACCCAGCAGGGCATCTACATGGAGAACGGCTCCGGTGGCTTCCTGGCGGACCTGACGTTTGTGGGCGGCAACTTTGGCGCCTACTTTGGCAACCAGCAGTTCACCACCAGCcacctcatcttcgtcaaCTCCAAGATAGCCCTCCAGGTGCACTGGGACTGGGCCTGGACCATGCAGGACTTTGTCATCGAGGGCTGCGAGAACGGCCTGATCATCACCGGCGGCGCCGGCGGTGCCCACAGCACGGGGCAGGGCGTGGGCTCGCTCATCCTGATGgacaccatcatcgccaacacGCCCAACGGCATCGTCACATCCCTGCACGCCGAAAACTCAACCTCGTTCCTGCTACAGAATgtcggcttcttcaacgTCCAGACGGCCGTCTCGGACAGCTTCGCGCAGAAGACGCTGCTCGCAGGCGGCAACGAGGTCTACGTCGATAGCTGGGGGTTCGGCCGCATCGCCAACAAGGATGGCGCCAGCACCTTTGTCAACGGCGCCGCGATCCCCGTCATGAACCGCACCGAGGAGCTGACGGGCGTCCAGAACGATAAGATGAAGCCCAATCTCTTCACGCGGCGCAGGCCAAAGTACTATGACGTCTCCTCGGGCAAGGTCATGAACGTCCGGGCTCTCGGCGCAAAGGGCGACGGCAAGACGGATGACACAGCCGTCCTCAACTCCATCCTATCGGGCGCCGCTAATACTTCATCGATCGTCTACTTTCCCTTTGGCGTGTACATTGTCAAGGATACTCTGCGCGTGCCCATGGGCTCCCGCATCATCGGCCAGGTCTGGTCGCAGATCATGGGCACCGGAGCCAACTTTGAGGATGAGTCCAAGCCGCGGCCTGTCGTTCAGGTCGGCCGGCCTAGCGATCCACCGGGCATCATCGAGATCCAGGATATGATGTTCACCGTGTCCGGACCGACGGCCGGCGCGGTGCTGATGGAGTGGAACGCGCAAGAGTCCAGCAAGGGCTCAGTGGGAATGTGGG ACTCACACTTCCGCGTCGGGGGCGCCATCGGATCCAATCTTCAACAAGAGACGTGTGCAAAGAAGAGCGGCTCCGTCAACCCCGACTGCAAGGCGGCCTCGATGCTACTGCACCTCAAGCCCGAGTCGACGGCATACCTAGAGAACGTCTGGGCCTGGGTGGCCGAccatgacctcgacaagtCGGATCGCCCCCAGATTGATATCTACGTCGGCAGAGGCATCCTCATCCAGAGCAAGAAGGCCTGGCTCTGGGGCACCGCGTCGGAGCACTGCGCGCTGTACCAGTACCAGGTGTCCGACGCAACCAACATCGTCATGGGCATGATTCAGACCGAGTCGCCGTACTACCAGCCCGTCCCCGTGGCGCCTAAGCCCTTCCGCACCGGCATCTTCCCGGACGACCCGACCTTCAGCGACTGCAAGGCCGACGACGTTCGCTGCTACTCGTCTTGGGCGCTGCGCGTCGTCGATTCCACGGCCGTCTACATCCTGGGCGCCGGCCTGTACTCGTGGTTTAGTGACTACAGCCAGACCTGCCTCGATACCAACGACTGCCAGCGGCGCGGCGTCGAGATCCAGCAGAGCGCGGACCTGTGGATCTACAACCTCTGCACAAAGGCCATCCTCGAGATGGTGACTCCGACAGGCGGCAtcgccaccgccgccgccgacaacATGAACGGCTTCCTGTCGTCCATCCTGGCCTGGCTCGAGGGCTCCGAGGAGACATCTGGCCGGCGCGTCTTCCCCGGCTTCCCCGTCTATACGCTCGACGGGCTGCGCAACCAGGTGCTACCAGACCCGTGCAAGACGGCCCTCTCGGCCAAGGTGCTCTGCGACTACTGGGTGCAGTCCTTTGCTGAGCCGGCGTACCACGGCAGCCTGGGCAACGCCAGCTTGACCGACTCGGTGTGCGACGAGGGCTGTGGCGAGTCGCTGCGCAGCTGGTTCACCaacgtcaacaccaactgCGAGGGCTACACCGTCGCTGGGGACATTCCCACCCTGTACGGAGGGCGGATGTGGGCTGGGTACAACGGGACGTGTCTCACGGATCCCGAGACGGGGAAGTACTGTAACG ACATCATTGCCGAATTCACCACCGTCAGCTCCATCGACGACATGCCCCAGGCCGAAATGTGCTCCGACTGCTACGTCAACCGCCTCGCCATGATGCAGGCTTCCTCCTACACCGTGTACAACAACAATTACAAGAGCGACCTGGAGCTCGTGTACAAGACGTGCGGCCACACGGGCAACACGACCGTTCCGCCGCCCATCACCTCCACGCCCGAGCAGTCCACCATGTGCGTCTCGGACGAGTGGTACACGGTGGGATCCACGGCCGAGACGTGCGAGGACGTGGGCTTCCTGAACAACGTCTCGACGGTGGCGCTGTACACGACCAACCCGGACATCTTCGACTGCAGCAGCATCCCCTCGGGTACTGAGCTCTGCCTGCCCCTGTCCTGCGGCAAGCTCATCTCTTATACCGACAACGACACGTGCGCAGGGCTCGAGGCCAGGCACGACCTGACATCCGGCGACATCCGGCGCTTCAACCCGTGGGTGTACTTCGACTGCAGCAACCTGGGCGGCGCGTCCAGCTTCTTCGGCAACATCCTGTGCGCCGCGCCGCAGAACGGGCTGTACACGGCCAAGGGGcccggcagcagcggcgaCAACACCACGCCCGGGGGAGCCTCTGGCTATACCTTCACGCCCGTCGAGGCGCCCGCGAACTCGACCGTTGCCGACGGGACCACGACCAAGTGCGGCAAGTGGCATGTGGTACAGGAGGGCGACTCGTGCGTGAGCATCTGCCTCTCGTCCGAGATTGACATtgcgctgctgctcgaggTGAACCCCTCGCTGGGCACCGAGTACATCCAGTGCACGCCAAACCTGGAACTGGGGAACGCGTACTGCACAGGGCCCAACTATGACTGGGACGTGACGGACGAGCTGTAA